Proteins from one Patescibacteria group bacterium genomic window:
- a CDS encoding YdcF family protein gives MKFWKWFERRFAVTDDVLPPTPADVIICIGIDVFKDGYSASPSSREVAYKGRELFSQGYGRNILVSGGYHFKGLSEARAIAVILEKGVPTGNVFLDEIADRTWFNASESLKHMQAHDWQTAVVVAHPWHARRVKATFKKRWKNSDYSFAVVKARSAYGNGSQKRLDNFWLFLFWDTLAFVFSKFKGYV, from the coding sequence ATGAAATTCTGGAAGTGGTTTGAAAGACGTTTTGCTGTTACCGACGACGTACTACCCCCTACACCGGCCGATGTAATCATCTGCATCGGAATCGATGTATTCAAAGACGGCTACAGTGCCAGCCCCTCATCCAGAGAAGTGGCCTACAAAGGTCGTGAACTTTTTTCCCAAGGCTACGGCCGCAACATCCTTGTTTCAGGAGGCTACCACTTCAAGGGGCTCAGTGAAGCCAGAGCTATAGCCGTCATTCTGGAAAAAGGTGTGCCTACTGGTAACGTTTTCCTAGATGAAATTGCTGACCGTACTTGGTTCAACGCTTCAGAATCTCTCAAGCACATGCAAGCTCACGACTGGCAAACAGCCGTGGTTGTTGCCCACCCCTGGCACGCCCGTCGTGTCAAAGCCACTTTCAAGAAACGTTGGAAAAACAGCGACTACAGTTTCGCTGTTGTCAAAGCCCGATCCGCCTATGGAAACGGATCACAAAAAAGGCTGGACAATTTCTGGCTCTTTCTTTTCTGGGACACTCTAGCCTTTGTCTTTTCCAAATTCAAAGGCTACGTGTGA
- a CDS encoding Glu/Leu/Phe/Val dehydrogenase, with amino-acid sequence MNAYDNAMRQLEKASKLMNLDKDVLSRLSSPERVVMASLPVKMDDGSLRIFQAYRVQYNSARGPYKGGIRFHPQVDLDEVKALAFWMTIKTSVVGIPMGGGKGGVIVDPKSLSVSEIERLSRAWIRAFRSVIGPEKDVPAPDVYTTPQIMAWMADEFSQLEGKASLGVVTGKPLEYGGSKGRGTSTAMGGFYVLTEAIKELGLEAKKTKVAIQGFGNAGATMAHLLHEAGYKVVALADSKSIVYNDKGIDIDEAENYKKDKGSLAGLAGTKDINIKEFFALDVDVIVPAALENQISKDNANDIKAKIVLELANGPTTPEADEIMFEKGIMLIPDVLANAGGVTVSYFEWLQNISNNYWSEEEVDSELKERMIPSFQTILEMSKEYKTDLRTAAFISALRRIEAASKVRN; translated from the coding sequence ATGAATGCTTATGATAATGCAATGAGGCAACTGGAAAAAGCCTCAAAGCTTATGAACCTCGACAAAGACGTGTTGTCGAGATTGTCTTCTCCAGAAAGGGTAGTAATGGCTTCTTTACCTGTCAAAATGGATGACGGAAGTCTTAGAATTTTTCAGGCCTATAGAGTACAGTACAATTCTGCTCGCGGACCATACAAAGGAGGAATTCGCTTTCATCCCCAAGTTGATTTGGACGAAGTAAAAGCATTGGCTTTTTGGATGACTATTAAGACTTCGGTAGTTGGCATCCCTATGGGCGGTGGCAAAGGGGGAGTGATAGTAGATCCAAAATCTTTGTCAGTTTCAGAAATTGAAAGATTATCTCGGGCTTGGATTAGAGCCTTTCGCTCAGTGATTGGGCCAGAAAAAGATGTGCCTGCTCCAGATGTTTATACCACTCCACAAATTATGGCTTGGATGGCTGATGAATTTTCTCAATTGGAAGGCAAGGCCAGTCTAGGCGTAGTAACTGGCAAGCCTCTAGAATATGGCGGCTCAAAAGGACGCGGTACTTCTACGGCTATGGGTGGATTCTATGTCCTGACGGAAGCAATAAAAGAACTTGGCTTGGAAGCAAAAAAAACTAAAGTAGCTATCCAGGGTTTTGGTAATGCCGGAGCAACTATGGCTCATCTTTTGCATGAGGCAGGATATAAGGTAGTAGCTTTGGCTGATTCCAAGTCCATTGTCTACAATGACAAAGGCATTGATATTGATGAAGCTGAAAATTATAAAAAAGACAAAGGTTCTTTGGCTGGATTAGCTGGTACCAAAGATATAAATATCAAAGAATTCTTTGCACTGGATGTTGATGTGATAGTGCCAGCTGCACTTGAAAACCAAATCAGCAAAGATAATGCCAACGACATCAAAGCCAAGATTGTGTTGGAATTGGCTAATGGTCCGACTACTCCTGAAGCTGATGAAATAATGTTTGAAAAAGGTATTATGTTGATTCCAGATGTACTAGCTAATGCTGGTGGGGTGACAGTATCTTATTTTGAATGGTTACAAAATATTTCTAACAACTACTGGAGCGAAGAAGAAGTAGATAGTGAACTCAAAGAAAGGATGATTCCGTCTTTTCAGACAATACTAGAGATGTCCAAAGAATATAAAACTGATTTAAGGACAGCCGCTTTTATTTCGGCTCTTCGTCGCATAGAAGCAGCTAGTAAAGTAAGAAATTAA
- a CDS encoding lamin tail domain-containing protein, with translation MQRKVIFPFIGAVLWTILICFFTLTLKVEASESDLLFSEIMYDASGADSGHEWIEIFNSGQEDVVASSTWRFFDGANHNINLYQGTTTIASQEYFVLADNAENFLVDYPDFNGTVFDTVMSLPNSSSTIGLSFDNGQSYLIESFYDASWGGGDGFSLEKILETWQQSCLLGGSPGVANQECETDEPSQDSEPEINYWSQIVISEFLPNPEGSDDNEWIELYNLGPEIIDLSGFVLGDDSSRRFTLDQDAGIDLGLLPNSYLVVYKNISGISLNNSGTDSVRLYTPEEILQERVEYNGPALENRSYARSDSGFVWTKNPTPGQANQIVENQAPIAQILAEGTFNISQKISFSGENSSDPEGEDLDYFWDFGDGQTSSKASLTHKFEQAGHYTIVLTVTDPEGLGDRAEFVIDIYPINETSQDITEVEKVQSEEKIFETNLVEDDLIISEIMPNPKGSDDNEWIELYNATDNDINLFDWSIDDAEGGSKPYQFATTTIKANSFLIVYRQDSKITLNNSSDSVRLIRPDGKIWQEVMYEKIPEDKTYAWDMENSEWFVASPTPASPNLNIPEPEIMYQVLEIKNLEKNNDVLIQGVVLNKADKNTRSVYLADFDGEKINFAELVEIYNYYKDWPALSAGQVATLRGQISNLDDLPRIKIKSADQIWSNDQKINFKKPEPISTDDLDSDFLGSFVSVKGIVVKKSGKNIYLSTEEGGESNIRVYTTFSLADLEIKKGSEVIASGILSETDSGFKMTPFTIDDILVSQEVLGEKISESVDEEMRIVSSTNQAVVDNRGKSVKNILFLLIVAIFILGLIAFVKKKRASGLTERSHT, from the coding sequence ATGCAAAGAAAAGTGATTTTCCCGTTTATCGGGGCCGTCCTTTGGACGATTCTAATTTGTTTTTTCACGCTGACTTTAAAAGTTGAAGCCAGTGAAAGCGATTTGCTATTTTCAGAGATAATGTATGACGCCTCTGGTGCTGATAGTGGTCATGAGTGGATTGAAATTTTTAATTCTGGACAGGAAGATGTGGTAGCTAGCAGTACCTGGAGATTTTTTGATGGGGCTAATCATAATATTAATCTATATCAAGGCACCACTACTATTGCTTCTCAAGAATATTTTGTTTTGGCCGACAACGCTGAGAATTTTTTAGTTGATTATCCAGATTTTAATGGTACTGTTTTTGATACAGTGATGAGTTTGCCAAATAGTAGTTCTACTATTGGGCTGAGTTTTGACAATGGTCAGTCGTATTTAATAGAAAGTTTTTATGATGCTAGTTGGGGAGGGGGCGATGGCTTTTCTCTGGAGAAAATTTTAGAGACATGGCAACAATCCTGTTTGTTAGGAGGTAGTCCTGGTGTTGCCAACCAAGAATGTGAAACAGATGAGCCTAGTCAGGATAGTGAACCAGAAATAAATTATTGGTCGCAGATTGTAATTTCAGAATTTTTACCTAATCCAGAAGGTAGCGACGACAATGAATGGATTGAATTGTATAATCTAGGCCCAGAAATAATTGACCTATCTGGCTTTGTACTAGGCGATGATTCTAGCCGGCGCTTTACATTAGATCAAGACGCGGGTATTGATTTAGGGCTGTTACCAAATAGCTATTTAGTGGTTTATAAAAATATAAGTGGCATATCTTTGAATAATTCTGGTACAGACTCGGTCAGGCTATATACGCCAGAAGAAATACTACAAGAAAGAGTAGAGTATAATGGTCCGGCTTTGGAAAATAGAAGCTATGCCAGAAGTGATAGTGGTTTTGTCTGGACCAAAAATCCTACTCCTGGCCAAGCCAATCAAATAGTAGAAAATCAGGCTCCAATTGCCCAGATTTTGGCAGAAGGAACTTTTAATATTAGCCAAAAGATTAGTTTTTCGGGGGAAAACTCTAGTGACCCAGAAGGGGAAGATTTGGACTATTTCTGGGATTTTGGGGATGGTCAGACCAGCTCCAAGGCCAGCTTGACTCACAAATTTGAACAAGCTGGACATTATACAATAGTATTGACCGTAACTGATCCTGAGGGACTTGGTGATAGGGCAGAATTTGTCATAGATATTTATCCTATAAATGAGACAAGTCAGGATATTACGGAAGTAGAGAAGGTACAAAGTGAAGAAAAAATTTTTGAAACAAATTTGGTTGAGGATGATTTGATAATTTCAGAAATAATGCCCAATCCCAAAGGCAGTGATGATAATGAATGGATTGAGCTGTACAATGCTACGGATAATGATATAAATTTGTTTGACTGGAGCATAGACGATGCAGAGGGAGGGTCCAAGCCATATCAATTTGCTACCACAACCATAAAGGCTAATAGCTTTTTAATTGTTTACAGACAAGATAGTAAAATAACTTTGAACAATTCTTCGGACTCTGTCCGTTTGATAAGGCCGGACGGAAAAATTTGGCAGGAAGTAATGTATGAAAAAATACCGGAAGATAAAACTTATGCCTGGGACATGGAAAACAGCGAATGGTTTGTAGCTAGCCCCACACCAGCTAGTCCAAACTTAAATATCCCAGAACCGGAAATAATGTACCAGGTTTTGGAAATAAAAAATTTGGAAAAAAATAATGATGTTTTGATACAGGGTGTGGTATTAAATAAGGCGGATAAAAATACGCGCAGTGTTTATCTGGCAGATTTTGACGGAGAAAAAATTAATTTTGCTGAGCTTGTAGAAATTTATAATTATTATAAAGACTGGCCAGCCTTATCAGCTGGTCAAGTGGCTACACTAAGAGGACAAATATCCAATCTTGATGATTTGCCACGGATAAAAATAAAATCAGCTGATCAGATCTGGTCCAATGATCAAAAAATAAACTTTAAAAAACCAGAGCCAATTAGTACAGATGATTTGGACAGTGATTTTTTGGGTAGTTTTGTCAGCGTCAAAGGAATAGTGGTCAAAAAAAGTGGTAAAAATATTTATTTGTCAACAGAAGAAGGTGGCGAGTCAAACATCAGAGTATATACTACTTTTTCTCTAGCGGATTTGGAAATAAAAAAAGGCAGTGAAGTAATAGCCTCGGGGATATTGTCAGAAACAGACAGTGGTTTTAAGATGACGCCTTTTACTATTGACGATATTTTGGTATCGCAAGAGGTCTTGGGAGAAAAAATATCCGAGAGTGTAGACGAAGAAATGAGAATTGTCAGCTCGACAAATCAGGCGGTAGTTGATAATAGAGGCAAGAGTGTAAAAAATATTTTATTTTTATTAATAGTAGCTATTTTTATTTTGGGTTTGATAGCTTTTGTCAAAAAGAAAAGAGCGTCCGGTCTGACCGAACGCTCTCACACGTAG
- a CDS encoding C39 family peptidase produces MKGKVCWLSLLIMAMVTFWLIGCDREEAGVVSPVEVEQVVASPSEQAEKAYPPYSFSLRVPFLTQVPPGDWLNTKNCGQTCAVMLGGYFNNSPVNSSQITAQNVWLANYTGNSCYNRANGCDTSIYRLKTLLEQKHKLRTSYPACSTLEQLINIVASGKPCVVGVMIKSGNLVSSGGYPHWAIVVGWNGNVIINDPGSSRGNHRSYSIAAFDASWATQGRTYFSVSR; encoded by the coding sequence ATGAAAGGTAAAGTGTGTTGGCTCAGCTTGTTGATTATGGCCATGGTCACTTTTTGGCTTATTGGCTGTGATCGCGAGGAAGCGGGAGTGGTGTCTCCCGTTGAGGTGGAGCAAGTCGTTGCCAGCCCAAGTGAGCAGGCGGAGAAAGCTTATCCACCCTATTCATTCTCGCTCAGGGTTCCGTTTCTCACGCAGGTTCCGCCTGGAGATTGGCTCAACACCAAAAACTGTGGGCAGACTTGTGCTGTCATGTTGGGTGGCTATTTTAATAATAGCCCAGTCAACTCAAGTCAAATTACAGCTCAGAATGTCTGGTTGGCAAACTATACTGGCAATTCTTGCTATAATCGGGCCAATGGTTGCGATACCTCAATTTATCGATTGAAAACGCTACTGGAACAGAAACATAAATTGCGCACTTCATATCCCGCTTGCAGTACGCTAGAGCAACTGATCAATATAGTTGCTAGCGGTAAACCTTGTGTAGTCGGGGTGATGATCAAGAGCGGCAACTTGGTTTCAAGCGGTGGGTATCCTCATTGGGCCATTGTAGTTGGCTGGAATGGCAACGTGATCATCAATGATCCGGGCTCTTCCCGTGGCAATCATCGCAGCTATTCCATAGCCGCTTTTGATGCCTCTTGGGCAACTCAAGGCAGAACATATTTTTCTGTCTCGCGTTAG
- a CDS encoding FAD-dependent oxidoreductase, with protein sequence MAEQNYDVIIVGAGPAGLTAAIYTSRRALKTLVISKDVGGQLALTDDVENYPGFNTIGGLELSQKFQEQAAKTGVEFLFEGAEKITKDGNNFLLETSTGKKLGARTIILCFGLTPRTLDVPGEKELTGRGVSYCATCDGPLYRGKNVVVVGGGNSALDAAEYSSKLAKKVYMLVRKDAFRGEQVLIDHVNNAENVEIIFNAAAKEVKGTDRVEKLVYETADGQQKEIEVEGIFVEIGHVAKTGWLDNLGLDMTNRKEIIISRDNETNIKGIFAAGDITDITYKQAVISAGEGSKAALQAYKYLQGDKPIVPDWTPKK encoded by the coding sequence ATGGCAGAACAAAATTATGATGTAATAATTGTCGGGGCTGGCCCAGCAGGACTGACAGCGGCAATTTATACTTCTCGTCGTGCTCTCAAGACCCTAGTCATTTCCAAAGATGTTGGCGGTCAGCTTGCTTTGACTGATGATGTAGAAAACTATCCTGGTTTTAATACAATTGGCGGTTTGGAATTGTCACAAAAATTTCAAGAGCAGGCGGCTAAGACCGGTGTAGAATTTTTGTTTGAAGGAGCAGAAAAAATAACCAAAGACGGCAATAATTTTTTGCTGGAAACTAGCACTGGTAAAAAGCTTGGCGCTAGAACAATTATTTTATGTTTTGGTCTTACACCGCGTACATTGGATGTGCCGGGTGAAAAAGAATTGACCGGCCGAGGTGTCAGCTACTGCGCTACTTGTGACGGGCCATTGTATAGAGGCAAAAATGTAGTGGTAGTAGGTGGGGGTAATTCAGCTCTTGATGCTGCGGAGTATTCTTCCAAGCTAGCCAAAAAGGTGTATATGTTGGTTCGCAAAGATGCTTTTCGCGGTGAGCAGGTTTTGATTGACCACGTCAACAATGCCGAAAATGTAGAAATTATTTTCAATGCCGCGGCCAAAGAAGTCAAAGGCACAGACAGGGTGGAGAAGTTGGTTTATGAGACCGCAGATGGTCAGCAAAAAGAAATAGAGGTAGAAGGTATTTTTGTAGAGATTGGTCATGTGGCCAAGACGGGTTGGTTGGACAATCTTGGTTTGGACATGACAAACAGAAAAGAAATTATTATTAGCCGTGACAATGAGACTAATATTAAAGGTATTTTTGCGGCTGGTGATATTACTGATATTACTTATAAACAAGCGGTGATTTCAGCCGGGGAAGGATCCAAAGCAGCCTTGCAAGCTTACAAATATTTGCAGGGTGATAAGCCGATAGTCCCTGACTGGACACCAAAGAAATAG
- a CDS encoding ribonuclease HII: MSKYIIGIDEAGRGPLAGPIVAAGIIFRGSKREKQILDLVDDSKKLSLKRREDLFLPIIKNFIWSVRMYDNNFIDKYGIQRANILLFHDIVEDLGKYFGKTNDVVADYVGGGETVLKNINFFKSGESQFKEIAAASILAKVYRDRLMMDIDKNYPHYEFGLHKGYGTRRHFEAISRHGLSPIHRKSFLKNSALAYFDTTRAKI; this comes from the coding sequence ATGTCAAAATATATCATCGGAATAGACGAGGCTGGTCGCGGGCCACTGGCTGGACCAATAGTAGCGGCTGGTATAATCTTTCGTGGCTCAAAAAGGGAAAAGCAAATTTTGGATTTAGTAGATGATAGTAAAAAACTTAGCCTCAAGAGGCGAGAGGATTTATTTTTACCAATTATCAAAAATTTTATTTGGTCAGTCAGGATGTATGATAATAATTTTATAGATAAATATGGCATTCAAAGAGCCAATATACTTTTATTTCACGATATTGTAGAAGATTTAGGAAAATATTTTGGTAAAACAAATGATGTGGTGGCTGATTATGTGGGGGGAGGGGAAACAGTTTTGAAAAATATAAATTTTTTTAAGTCTGGTGAAAGTCAATTCAAAGAAATTGCTGCTGCTTCGATATTGGCTAAGGTATATCGTGATAGATTGATGATGGATATAGATAAAAATTATCCGCATTATGAATTTGGGCTGCACAAAGGCTATGGTACTCGAAGACATTTTGAAGCAATCTCTAGACATGGCTTGTCACCAATTCATAGAAAAAGCTTTCTAAAAAATTCAGCCCTTGCGTATTTTGATACTACAAGGGCTAAGATTTAG
- a CDS encoding metal-sensitive transcriptional regulator: MKKACCPEKIISQLHRIEGQIRSVEKMYNEKRDIEEIIRVVKAARASMDSLSKLLVDDKVSGCYDGKKVIDKKQLSKLINILFDLK; this comes from the coding sequence ATGAAAAAAGCTTGTTGTCCAGAAAAAATAATTTCTCAACTTCATAGGATTGAAGGCCAGATTCGGTCGGTAGAAAAAATGTACAATGAAAAACGTGATATTGAAGAAATCATTCGAGTAGTAAAAGCAGCTAGGGCGTCTATGGATTCTCTAAGTAAGCTTTTGGTGGACGATAAAGTCAGTGGATGTTATGATGGTAAAAAGGTGATTGATAAAAAACAATTGTCCAAATTAATTAATATCTTATTTGATTTAAAATAA
- the trxA gene encoding thioredoxin encodes MPLELTDQTFEKEVKSFSGVVLVDFWAPWCGPCKMQGPIIEEVANELKDKEGVKVAKLDVDQNSATAQAFSVMSIPTLKIFKNGEVVENMVGLQSKEVLLDLIKKHS; translated from the coding sequence ATGCCATTAGAACTTACAGATCAGACTTTTGAAAAAGAAGTCAAATCATTTTCAGGTGTAGTCTTAGTAGATTTTTGGGCGCCTTGGTGCGGACCATGCAAAATGCAGGGACCGATTATAGAAGAGGTAGCCAATGAGCTAAAAGATAAAGAAGGTGTAAAAGTAGCCAAATTAGATGTTGATCAAAATAGTGCTACTGCTCAGGCTTTTAGCGTGATGAGTATCCCGACTTTAAAAATTTTTAAAAACGGTGAAGTAGTAGAAAATATGGTTGGTCTTCAAAGCAAAGAAGTCCTTCTAGATCTTATAAAAAAACATTCATAA
- the ssb gene encoding single-stranded DNA-binding protein — protein MDRKGKVIMDLNKVSLIGNLVADPEARTLPSGQNLAVFKIATNYVWRDQQSKEKKTRADFHRAVAWGHLADIINTYLKKGSKVFLEGRLQNRSWEDKNKNKRYTTEIVASDLIMLGGSNKKTVTGDETAREDVDVQTIELDDN, from the coding sequence GTGGATAGGAAAGGAAAAGTGATTATGGACTTAAACAAAGTAAGTCTAATCGGCAATTTAGTAGCCGATCCAGAGGCCAGGACATTGCCCTCCGGGCAAAATCTAGCAGTATTTAAGATTGCGACCAATTATGTTTGGCGTGATCAGCAAAGCAAAGAAAAAAAGACCAGGGCTGATTTTCACCGGGCTGTGGCTTGGGGGCACTTGGCAGATATTATCAATACCTACCTAAAAAAAGGCTCCAAGGTTTTTTTGGAAGGGCGTTTGCAAAATCGTTCTTGGGAAGATAAAAATAAAAACAAAAGATATACCACAGAGATTGTGGCTAGTGATTTGATAATGCTAGGTGGCAGCAACAAAAAAACTGTTACTGGTGACGAAACAGCTAGAGAGGATGTTGATGTACAGACTATAGAGCTAGACGATAATTAA